In one window of Nakamurella sp. PAMC28650 DNA:
- a CDS encoding GNAT family N-acetyltransferase, which translates to MATGIDERHAIGVETSRRLLLTWQNPLHRRLVRIGELDALVDGHFSIRYLPAAYDPDFSPLVQFPDLEKVYGSNILPAFFQNRLMSSSRPCYVDFRRWIMLEVDGSDTPVEVLLRTGGPRATDTLHIVDGLSSSDDGHVVSRFLASGIGHVEGADARLRALEVGRELKLRDEPSNPVNCRAVLIDVHGGDPVGYIPDWLVDDVHRLRSEAVDFTLVAERVNPEAPFHLRSSAASRRSCPRSGDACGALITATLESRERKHTQTGVPTPASNATVLTMSDLPTVSLRARTAEDLDVLFSIAADLDTWEERSPQAPAPLTREQFDARLARPERDASQKDMTFVVDVGGAAVGSVSLFNIDSFARHAEAGIALVPDARGRGIGTAAISQLVEFSFVRCNLRRIHLQAIASNVRAIRAYEKAGFVIEGRLREHAWVRGAYEDIVLMGILRSEHIGSGNRA; encoded by the coding sequence ATGGCGACCGGGATCGATGAACGCCACGCGATTGGCGTCGAGACCTCCAGGAGACTCCTGTTGACCTGGCAGAATCCGCTCCACCGACGGTTGGTCCGTATTGGCGAACTGGACGCTCTGGTGGACGGTCACTTCAGCATCCGATATCTCCCCGCTGCATACGACCCCGATTTCAGCCCGTTGGTGCAGTTCCCCGACCTTGAGAAGGTCTATGGCTCGAACATTCTGCCTGCGTTCTTCCAAAACCGGTTGATGTCCTCATCCAGACCTTGCTACGTGGATTTTCGGCGCTGGATCATGCTGGAGGTCGATGGCAGTGACACGCCTGTCGAAGTACTACTTCGTACTGGCGGTCCCCGTGCGACTGACACCTTGCACATCGTCGACGGCCTCAGCTCGTCGGACGATGGCCATGTGGTCAGCAGATTTCTGGCATCGGGAATCGGACACGTCGAGGGCGCAGACGCGCGTTTACGGGCACTCGAAGTAGGTCGTGAGCTGAAGCTGCGCGACGAACCGTCCAACCCGGTCAACTGCCGTGCCGTTCTCATCGATGTGCACGGGGGCGACCCCGTCGGATACATCCCGGATTGGCTCGTCGATGACGTCCACCGCCTTCGATCGGAAGCGGTCGATTTCACCTTGGTGGCAGAAAGGGTCAATCCAGAAGCGCCGTTTCACCTACGCTCCTCTGCCGCATCGAGGCGGTCATGCCCGCGATCCGGTGACGCCTGCGGAGCGCTGATCACCGCGACCCTTGAATCAAGGGAGCGCAAGCACACCCAAACCGGTGTGCCGACGCCCGCGTCCAACGCTACGGTGCTCACTATGTCGGACCTGCCCACCGTGTCGCTGCGAGCGCGCACAGCCGAAGACCTCGATGTCCTGTTCAGCATCGCCGCCGATCTGGACACCTGGGAGGAGCGAAGCCCGCAGGCACCGGCGCCGCTGACCAGAGAGCAGTTCGACGCGCGGCTGGCGCGCCCGGAGCGTGATGCGTCCCAGAAGGACATGACCTTCGTCGTCGACGTCGGCGGCGCTGCCGTGGGCAGCGTGTCACTGTTCAACATCGACTCGTTCGCCCGCCATGCCGAGGCCGGGATCGCCTTGGTGCCCGACGCCCGGGGACGGGGCATCGGGACGGCCGCGATCTCCCAGCTGGTCGAATTCAGTTTTGTCCGCTGCAACCTCCGCCGGATCCATCTGCAGGCGATCGCATCGAACGTGCGCGCGATTCGGGCCTACGAGAAGGCGGGGTTCGTCATCGAGGGCCGGCTGCGCGAGCACGCGTGGGTCCGAGGCGCGTACGAGGACATCGTGCTCATGGGAATCCTGCGCTCGGAGCACATTGGAAGCGGCAACAGGGCCTGA
- a CDS encoding DEAD/DEAH box helicase, protein MASSAARAAPDSEAWRDALRSYLPPAEGLERPEQDANTPTPLALQFELRELIPRTPSRWNGPVSKAAKAIAGDLGDQYRLGVRPVARTSRGWARSGITWTNIPHLLNRLNLDPDQHRWFCEFGALHLALRPTTPGRDPDWIYLDDFANPVLWTLLDQTPTLGIQLVGSGTNAAVTRAKTANLTLDATRDDAGIEIRPRLVIDKTRVDDTHARAISNHGFYLVDPATPRQILVAPTAETLTTDQLAILGESTRTRIPEYDADEFIVNYLPDLQERIDISSSDLTVKVPPPKPPVLIVTVTHSPKHTITLAWRWSTSRRSAPIPQLSQILPKGLLPDEWLGTELLPRTVPLPVTLKGIDAALFAARTLRTLHKLPGVKVETVGTAPDYRELTGEPQLKITTVPSEKHDWFDLGVVVTVDGRTIPFLPLFKALAKGRRRLLLVDGSFLALNHPALKALSDLIEESRDLTEWEPVPSISRHQVSLWSDFEDLADEAVPAVQWRALLAETRNDFPIPVDPPKGLEATLRPYQQDGFAWLAYLWRHRLGGILADDMGLGKTVQCLTLIQHVIESEKPDPQKPFLIVAPTSVMTNWVTEAEKFTPGLTVRQMSSTEATGKVPIADVARGADIVVTSYALLRMDFDAYQAVSTSTGWAGLMLDEAQFVKNPGSKVHAAALDLQVPFKLAVTGTPLENSLTDLQALFAIVAPGLFASAPRFLNDYVRPIEQSRPGIARGIGAGNTEQVNAATRAERLAKLRRRIRPFLLRRTKELVAADLPAKQEQTLRIDLAPEHRDLYDLFLQRERQKLFRLLGDDFNLNKFIVFRSLTLLRLLALDASLIGDEYSEMPSSKLDALFEQLDDVVAEGHRALIFSQFTSYLAKVRRRLDAAGIGYVYLDGSTRHRAEVIAEFKTGTAPVFLISLKAGGFGLNLTEADYVFLLDPWWNPASEEQAIDRTHRIGQDKNVMVYRLVAADTIEEKVLALQERKAHLFNSVIDDEALFSAALTADDIRELLA, encoded by the coding sequence GTGGCGAGTTCCGCAGCGCGAGCTGCACCCGACAGCGAGGCGTGGCGCGACGCGCTGCGCAGCTACCTGCCGCCCGCCGAAGGACTAGAACGGCCAGAACAGGACGCCAATACCCCCACTCCCCTGGCCCTGCAGTTCGAACTCCGAGAACTGATCCCACGAACCCCTTCCCGCTGGAACGGCCCGGTGTCCAAGGCCGCGAAAGCAATCGCCGGTGACCTGGGCGATCAGTACCGCCTTGGCGTCCGACCGGTAGCCAGAACGTCACGAGGCTGGGCACGCTCAGGCATCACCTGGACCAACATCCCGCACCTGCTCAACCGGCTCAATCTGGACCCTGACCAGCACCGATGGTTCTGCGAGTTCGGAGCGCTGCACTTGGCGCTGCGGCCGACGACCCCCGGCCGGGACCCCGACTGGATCTACCTCGACGACTTCGCCAACCCCGTGCTCTGGACCCTGCTCGACCAGACCCCGACCCTTGGCATCCAACTCGTCGGCTCCGGCACCAACGCCGCGGTGACCAGGGCCAAGACCGCAAATCTCACCCTCGACGCCACCCGGGACGACGCCGGCATCGAAATCCGCCCCCGGCTCGTCATCGACAAGACCCGAGTGGACGACACCCACGCCCGGGCCATCAGCAACCACGGCTTCTACCTCGTCGACCCGGCCACGCCGCGCCAGATCCTCGTCGCCCCCACCGCCGAGACCCTGACCACCGACCAACTCGCTATCCTCGGCGAGAGCACGAGAACACGGATTCCCGAGTACGACGCCGACGAGTTCATCGTCAACTATCTACCCGACCTGCAGGAACGCATCGACATCAGCAGCTCCGACCTGACAGTCAAGGTCCCCCCGCCCAAGCCGCCCGTCCTGATCGTCACCGTCACCCACAGCCCCAAGCACACCATCACCCTCGCCTGGCGCTGGAGCACCAGCCGCCGCTCGGCGCCGATACCGCAACTGAGCCAGATCCTTCCGAAAGGGCTGCTCCCCGACGAGTGGCTCGGCACCGAACTCCTCCCCCGGACCGTTCCGCTACCCGTCACGCTCAAAGGCATCGACGCGGCCCTCTTCGCGGCCAGAACCCTCCGGACCCTGCACAAGCTGCCCGGCGTCAAGGTCGAAACAGTCGGCACCGCACCGGACTACCGCGAGCTCACCGGCGAACCTCAGCTCAAGATCACCACCGTGCCGTCGGAGAAGCACGACTGGTTCGACCTCGGCGTCGTCGTCACCGTCGACGGCAGGACCATCCCGTTCCTGCCGCTGTTCAAGGCGCTGGCCAAGGGCAGACGCCGGCTGCTGCTGGTCGACGGGTCGTTCCTCGCGCTCAACCACCCTGCCCTCAAGGCCCTGTCCGACCTGATCGAGGAGTCGCGGGACCTGACCGAATGGGAACCCGTCCCCTCCATCAGCCGGCACCAGGTCAGCCTGTGGTCCGACTTCGAGGATCTCGCCGACGAAGCCGTCCCCGCGGTGCAGTGGCGGGCGCTGTTGGCCGAGACCCGCAACGACTTTCCCATCCCGGTGGACCCGCCGAAAGGGCTCGAGGCCACCCTACGCCCGTACCAGCAGGACGGGTTCGCCTGGCTCGCCTACCTGTGGCGTCATCGGCTCGGCGGCATCCTCGCCGACGACATGGGCCTGGGCAAGACCGTGCAGTGCCTCACGCTGATCCAGCACGTCATCGAATCCGAGAAACCCGACCCACAAAAGCCTTTCCTGATCGTCGCCCCTACCTCCGTCATGACGAACTGGGTCACCGAGGCCGAGAAGTTCACGCCGGGTCTGACGGTGCGGCAGATGTCCAGCACCGAGGCCACCGGCAAGGTCCCGATCGCCGACGTGGCCCGCGGCGCCGACATCGTGGTGACCAGTTATGCGTTGCTGCGCATGGACTTCGACGCCTACCAGGCGGTGTCGACCTCCACCGGGTGGGCCGGGCTGATGCTGGACGAGGCGCAGTTCGTCAAGAACCCGGGTTCGAAGGTGCACGCGGCTGCGCTGGACCTGCAGGTGCCGTTCAAGCTCGCCGTCACCGGCACCCCGCTGGAGAACTCGCTGACCGACCTGCAGGCCCTGTTCGCGATCGTCGCCCCCGGATTGTTCGCGTCCGCGCCAAGGTTTCTGAACGACTACGTCCGGCCGATCGAGCAGTCACGGCCGGGCATCGCCCGCGGGATCGGCGCCGGCAACACCGAGCAGGTCAACGCCGCGACACGTGCCGAAAGGCTGGCGAAACTCAGGCGACGGATCCGTCCTTTCCTGTTGCGCCGCACCAAGGAACTGGTCGCCGCGGACCTACCGGCCAAGCAGGAGCAGACACTGCGCATCGACCTCGCGCCCGAGCACCGGGACCTCTACGACCTGTTCCTGCAACGGGAACGGCAGAAGCTGTTCCGGCTGCTGGGCGACGACTTCAACCTCAACAAGTTCATCGTGTTCCGCTCCTTGACGCTGCTGCGGCTGCTGGCGCTGGACGCGTCACTGATCGGCGACGAGTACAGCGAGATGCCATCGAGCAAACTCGACGCGCTGTTCGAGCAGCTCGACGACGTGGTCGCCGAAGGGCACCGGGCGCTGATCTTCAGCCAGTTCACCTCCTACCTCGCGAAGGTGAGACGCCGCCTGGATGCCGCCGGGATCGGCTACGTCTATCTCGATGGCAGCACCCGCCACCGCGCCGAGGTGATCGCGGAGTTCAAGACCGGCACCGCCCCGGTGTTCCTGATCAGCCTCAAGGCCGGCGGTTTCGGGCTCAACCTCACCGAGGCCGACTACGTCTTCCTGCTCGACCCCTGGTGGAACCCTGCGAGCGAGGAGCAGGCCATCGACCGCACCCACCGCATCGGGCAGGACAAGAACGTGATGGTCTACCGGCTGGTCGCCGCCGACACCATCGAGGAGAAGGTCCTGGCCCTGCAGGAGCGCAAGGCCCACCTGTTCAACTCCGTCATCGACGACGAAGCCCTCTTCAGCGCCGCCCTCACCGCCGACGACATCCGGGAGCTGCTGGCCTGA
- a CDS encoding GTP pyrophosphokinase family protein, with the protein MADGTDVAVLPFTYEDFADWYSTIWKNLLEPARATLVRLLGELIDESVSELDKHRVRMKDSRVKETLRLWSKIQKEKYRSSIRALEDIPKVIDDIVGVRIVCNNLSDVRFVQELLSDWPTSEAMGQSGMAVELASERQYIEDPKESGYRGYHINLVTNVPGLKDTHRVRAELQVRTLLQDGWGELTHEDTYKPGVELPELVTALSRKMADLLANADDLAQDLRLELDTLAQSAVEDTASPEPVSDTPDEGINNNAEEGPEPSRTLVLQETARIVSKLRNPATLATIAATLQATFGTKVRQGWVGYGSFKKMLLAAAPGVTIHDPAPGYVMPAGAKPGPHWPRQLREIPPSAVPAQPKS; encoded by the coding sequence GTGGCTGATGGCACCGACGTAGCAGTCCTCCCCTTCACCTACGAGGATTTCGCCGACTGGTATTCGACGATCTGGAAGAACCTGCTGGAGCCAGCACGTGCCACTTTGGTGCGGCTTCTGGGCGAGCTCATCGACGAGAGCGTCTCCGAATTGGACAAGCACCGGGTGCGCATGAAGGACAGCCGGGTGAAAGAGACGCTCCGGCTGTGGTCGAAAATCCAGAAGGAGAAGTATCGGTCGTCAATCCGCGCTCTTGAGGATATTCCGAAGGTCATCGACGATATCGTCGGTGTGCGAATCGTCTGCAACAATCTGTCGGACGTGCGGTTCGTGCAGGAATTGCTATCCGATTGGCCGACCTCTGAAGCCATGGGTCAGTCGGGCATGGCTGTTGAACTCGCCTCCGAGCGGCAGTACATCGAGGATCCGAAGGAATCCGGATACCGTGGCTACCACATCAATCTCGTCACGAACGTGCCTGGTTTGAAGGACACCCACCGCGTCCGCGCTGAGCTGCAGGTTCGTACGCTACTCCAGGATGGCTGGGGCGAGCTGACCCATGAGGACACCTACAAGCCCGGTGTTGAACTGCCCGAGCTGGTGACGGCTCTCTCCCGTAAAATGGCGGACCTTCTGGCCAATGCTGACGATCTCGCCCAAGATCTGCGCCTCGAATTGGACACCCTGGCTCAGAGTGCGGTAGAAGACACAGCTAGCCCGGAGCCGGTCAGTGACACACCCGACGAGGGAATCAATAACAATGCGGAGGAGGGACCGGAGCCGTCGCGAACTCTTGTCCTTCAAGAAACAGCCCGAATCGTGTCAAAACTTCGCAATCCCGCCACTCTGGCTACCATCGCTGCCACTCTCCAGGCCACTTTCGGCACAAAGGTGCGTCAGGGCTGGGTCGGGTACGGCAGCTTCAAGAAGATGCTGTTGGCCGCGGCCCCCGGGGTGACCATCCACGACCCTGCTCCCGGGTACGTGATGCCCGCCGGAGCGAAGCCGGGACCTCATTGGCCGAGGCAGCTGCGGGAGATCCCGCCGTCCGCTGTGCCGGCTCAACCCAAGTCCTGA
- a CDS encoding XRE family transcriptional regulator: MSELSFRNIDADPTDQVETWPYEGLVAAIERGSLSDWRRIVAAIRRAPWGSVVHSVQEYAAYGEERSVVELLSEAIRRAQAGAEDAERQEVAARVAEAIRTARMPASRFAAEVGTSASRLSTYRTGAVAPSAAMLLRIEREAARLRAGLPGSVRPAPNLE, encoded by the coding sequence ATGTCTGAACTGTCGTTCCGCAACATCGACGCCGACCCGACCGACCAGGTCGAAACCTGGCCCTACGAGGGGCTGGTCGCCGCGATCGAGCGCGGTTCCTTGTCGGACTGGCGGCGCATCGTGGCCGCGATCAGGCGGGCACCGTGGGGCTCGGTGGTCCACAGTGTGCAGGAGTACGCGGCCTACGGTGAGGAACGCAGCGTCGTGGAACTCCTGTCGGAGGCTATCCGCCGAGCGCAGGCCGGGGCCGAGGATGCCGAGCGGCAAGAGGTCGCCGCCCGCGTTGCCGAAGCTATTCGGACCGCGCGGATGCCGGCCAGCCGATTTGCGGCAGAAGTCGGCACCTCGGCGTCACGGCTGTCCACCTACCGAACCGGCGCAGTGGCACCCAGCGCGGCAATGCTGCTGCGAATCGAACGTGAGGCAGCGCGGCTCCGGGCTGGGCTTCCGGGTTCAGTGCGGCCCGCTCCCAACCTGGAGTGA
- a CDS encoding AAA family ATPase: MAGFRGVGTALTVPLHPGPELTFIAGRNGSGKSGIAEALEMALTGGSYWWSKQSNAVWTANWRNLHGDVPAEIRVELAEEGPGVTTIGVDWSSDAGLTDGAHWVQRPGAKRQPDREILGWDVPLELYRPLLSYDEVGGVLEGTPSGLFDKLHSLLGLQPINDGQARLAALLKRLQIPAATAKAALTELKALLGGSIDPRAAQAPALVAKRAPDLAAVEKLATGSISEVGDTLGALKALGRLTCRNRQKSTTRPVNYALRSTISPTRPARPQTCLPAAHDC; the protein is encoded by the coding sequence GTGGCGGGGTTCCGCGGTGTCGGGACCGCGCTGACGGTTCCGTTGCATCCCGGTCCGGAGCTCACCTTCATCGCCGGCCGCAACGGATCGGGCAAGTCGGGCATCGCCGAGGCACTCGAGATGGCTTTGACCGGCGGCAGTTACTGGTGGAGCAAGCAGTCGAACGCGGTGTGGACGGCGAACTGGCGGAACCTGCACGGTGACGTCCCGGCCGAGATCCGGGTCGAGCTCGCCGAGGAAGGTCCGGGCGTCACGACCATCGGCGTCGACTGGTCGTCCGATGCCGGCCTGACCGACGGTGCCCACTGGGTGCAACGCCCGGGCGCGAAGCGTCAGCCTGACCGCGAGATTCTAGGCTGGGACGTGCCTCTGGAGCTGTACCGGCCGCTGCTGTCCTACGACGAGGTCGGTGGGGTACTGGAAGGCACGCCCAGCGGTCTGTTCGACAAGCTGCACAGCCTGCTCGGGCTGCAGCCGATCAACGACGGCCAGGCCCGGCTGGCCGCGCTGTTGAAGAGGTTGCAGATTCCGGCCGCGACGGCGAAGGCGGCCTTGACCGAACTCAAGGCTCTGCTGGGCGGCTCGATCGATCCCCGCGCAGCGCAGGCCCCGGCACTGGTGGCGAAGCGAGCACCGGACCTCGCGGCCGTCGAGAAGCTGGCCACCGGCAGTATTTCCGAAGTCGGCGATACCCTCGGCGCTCTCAAGGCTCTCGGCCGTTTGACGTGCCGGAACAGGCAGAAGTCAACGACGCGGCCCGTGAACTACGCGCTGCGGTCAACGATCTCGCCGACCAGGCCAGCTCGGCCGCAGACGTGCTTGCCAGCCGCTCACGACTGCTGA
- a CDS encoding DUF6444 domain-containing protein, with amino-acid sequence MTQPTYAELVELIVEMRTELNILRAENAALKVRVADLEARLRTNSQNSSKPPSADGPGKAKTRSLRTPSTRKPGGQDGHRGQTSAQVADPDVVIRHEPSCCTGCGSDLADATEVGCSRRQVFDIPPIKVHVTEHQIISRRCHCGKTSTGDTPAQAGGPVQYGPVMCAVVIYLFMGQFLSKKRTAQAISELFGIPVSDGTVAAVTSRAAGDLGEFLGSPDVFVGGLASGKRRA; translated from the coding sequence ATGACGCAGCCGACGTACGCCGAACTGGTGGAACTGATCGTCGAAATGCGCACCGAACTGAACATCCTCCGCGCCGAGAATGCGGCATTAAAGGTGCGGGTCGCGGACCTGGAAGCACGGTTGCGGACCAACTCGCAGAACTCCTCGAAGCCACCATCGGCGGACGGACCCGGCAAGGCGAAGACCAGGTCGCTGCGCACGCCGTCCACACGCAAGCCCGGCGGACAGGACGGGCACCGCGGGCAGACTTCAGCCCAGGTCGCCGACCCGGATGTGGTGATCCGCCACGAACCGAGCTGCTGCACTGGCTGCGGATCGGATCTGGCCGATGCGACCGAGGTTGGCTGCTCACGCCGGCAGGTCTTCGACATCCCGCCGATCAAAGTGCACGTCACCGAACATCAGATCATCAGCCGCCGCTGCCACTGCGGGAAGACCTCGACCGGCGACACACCCGCCCAGGCGGGCGGACCCGTGCAGTACGGGCCGGTGATGTGCGCGGTCGTCATCTATCTGTTCATGGGGCAGTTCCTGTCCAAGAAGCGGACCGCCCAGGCCATCAGCGAACTGTTCGGCATTCCTGTCTCTGATGGCACCGTCGCCGCGGTGACCAGTCGCGCCGCCGGTGACCTGGGCGAATTTTTGGGGTCTCCTGACGTTTTCGTGGGCGGTTTAGCGTCCGGGAAGCGGCGGGCATAA
- a CDS encoding ISL3 family transposase has product MRGVTIWRKLLGVEQLQVCDVAWEEADDRQVLVVSVRATKGARSRCSRCRRRRPGYDQGGGIRRWRSLDWGSTMVFLQAAAPRVSCQRHGVVVAAVPWARPGARATGAFEDQCAWLAAHTASSVVAQLMRTSWRHVSAIIEHVVADGLAGRDVLAGLQRIGIDEISHRKGQRYLTCVVDQDSGRLVWAAPGRNSDTLGRFFDQLGPERAAALTHVSADGAQWIHDTVTARAPQAVLGLDPFHIVGWATRELDKVRRQTWNTLRGNSSSAQASSVKGSRWALLKNPADLSPEQRGSVASIAQTNRHLYRAYLLKEQLRAVFQVKGQAGRELLAGWIAWARRSQLPGFIALAATLKRFQQLIWNTLIHHMSNAQSEATNTHLRALTRRSYGFHSPEALIAMAMLTRGGLCPPLPGR; this is encoded by the coding sequence GTGCGCGGTGTAACGATATGGCGAAAGCTGCTCGGTGTCGAGCAACTGCAGGTGTGCGATGTGGCGTGGGAGGAGGCCGACGACCGGCAGGTGCTGGTCGTTTCGGTGCGTGCGACGAAGGGCGCCCGGAGTAGGTGCAGTCGATGCCGGCGTAGACGGCCGGGCTATGACCAGGGCGGTGGGATTCGTCGGTGGCGGTCGCTGGACTGGGGGTCAACGATGGTGTTCCTGCAGGCTGCGGCCCCGCGGGTGAGTTGCCAGAGGCACGGGGTGGTGGTCGCGGCTGTGCCGTGGGCCCGACCCGGCGCTCGGGCGACGGGAGCGTTTGAGGACCAGTGTGCGTGGTTGGCGGCGCACACCGCTTCGTCGGTGGTGGCGCAGTTGATGCGGACGTCGTGGCGGCATGTGAGCGCAATCATCGAGCACGTCGTCGCCGACGGTTTGGCCGGCCGGGACGTGCTCGCGGGGCTGCAGCGGATCGGCATCGATGAAATCTCCCACCGCAAAGGCCAGCGGTATCTGACGTGCGTGGTCGATCAAGACTCCGGCAGATTGGTGTGGGCCGCACCGGGCCGCAACAGCGACACCCTGGGTCGGTTCTTCGACCAACTCGGCCCAGAACGGGCGGCGGCGTTGACGCACGTCTCGGCCGACGGGGCGCAGTGGATCCACGACACCGTGACGGCCCGCGCGCCGCAGGCGGTGCTGGGATTGGATCCGTTTCATATCGTGGGGTGGGCCACCCGGGAGTTGGACAAGGTCCGTCGTCAGACGTGGAACACGCTGCGGGGTAACAGTAGCTCTGCGCAGGCGTCGTCGGTGAAGGGCAGCCGCTGGGCATTGCTGAAAAACCCGGCGGACCTGTCCCCGGAGCAACGCGGGTCGGTCGCCTCGATCGCCCAGACCAACCGGCATCTGTATCGGGCGTATCTGCTGAAGGAGCAACTGCGCGCGGTGTTCCAGGTCAAGGGCCAGGCCGGCCGTGAACTGCTGGCCGGCTGGATCGCCTGGGCCCGCCGCTCCCAACTCCCCGGCTTCATCGCCCTGGCCGCAACGTTGAAGCGGTTCCAGCAGCTGATTTGGAACACCCTGATCCACCACATGAGCAACGCCCAATCCGAGGCCACCAACACCCACCTACGGGCCTTGACCCGCAGGTCGTACGGCTTTCACAGCCCAGAAGCGTTGATAGCCATGGCAATGCTCACCCGCGGCGGGTTATGCCCGCCGCTTCCCGGACGCTAA
- a CDS encoding transposase, producing the protein MVHFDETGLRCEGRNHWLHSASTPAFTRLFFHRRRGTEAMAKMNILPGFTGTAVHDAWAPYDTYTAARHALCNAHLLRELQAVTDHHHASNTDLPGAWCWAQQVRDALLTLHKAAAAHPDTPVDQAVIAAETVKIRHALLAATHPDGAIGRKHRALARRIHRREVDYLKFASDPAIPFTNNPAEQEIRMTKIRQKISGTMRTEKGAGHFADLRSYLQTTAKHGVPALAALTQLTSRNPWLPAHT; encoded by the coding sequence GTGGTGCACTTTGATGAGACCGGGCTGCGCTGCGAAGGTCGCAACCACTGGCTGCACTCCGCGTCCACCCCGGCCTTCACCAGACTGTTCTTCCACCGCAGACGCGGTACCGAAGCGATGGCCAAGATGAACATCCTGCCCGGCTTCACCGGCACCGCCGTCCACGACGCGTGGGCACCGTATGACACCTACACCGCCGCGCGGCATGCGCTGTGCAATGCGCATCTGCTCCGCGAGCTACAGGCCGTCACCGACCACCACCACGCCAGCAACACAGACCTGCCCGGCGCCTGGTGCTGGGCGCAGCAAGTCCGCGACGCGCTGCTCACCCTGCACAAAGCGGCCGCCGCCCACCCCGACACCCCCGTCGACCAGGCGGTCATCGCCGCCGAAACCGTCAAGATCCGGCACGCCCTCCTCGCCGCCACCCACCCCGACGGCGCCATCGGCCGCAAACACCGAGCACTGGCCCGCCGCATCCACCGCAGAGAAGTCGACTACCTCAAATTCGCCTCCGACCCGGCGATCCCGTTCACCAACAACCCCGCCGAACAAGAGATCCGCATGACCAAGATCCGACAGAAAATATCGGGCACCATGCGCACCGAAAAAGGAGCCGGACACTTCGCGGACCTCCGCTCCTACCTACAAACGACCGCAAAACACGGCGTACCAGCCCTGGCCGCCCTCACCCAGCTGACCAGCAGGAACCCCTGGCTACCCGCCCACACCTGA